TTCGCCATGGCCACCGTTCCGGGTTTCAACTCCAACGACCGGGACACGTTCCGGCCCGAGGCCGAGCGGGTACGTCCCATCACCGACATCTACGAGCCGGGCTCCACGTTCAAGTTGGTTGCCATCGCCGGTGCAATTGCGGACGGCGTGGTGACCCGCCAGACCATGTTCAACCTGCCGGAGACGCTCACGCTGTACGACCGCACCCTCGGGGAGGCCCACCACCGCCCGTCGGTCGCGTGGACCACCCAGGAGATTCTCCAGAACTCCAGCAACGTCGGCACCGTGCTCATCGCGCAGAAGTTGGGCCCGACGCGCATGCAGGACTGGATCCAAGCGTTCGGCTTCGGCTCGAAGACCGGCATCGACTATCCCGGCGAGGTATCCGGGTCGGTCCTCTCGTTGGACAAGTGGTCGGGCGTTTCCATTCTCAACATCCCCATTGGCCAAGGGATTGGCACCACGTTGGCGCAGATGGCGGAAGCCTACGGTGCGATCGCGAACGGCGGCCACATGGTGCCTCCCCACCTCATTCGGAAGATCGGGGCGAGGTCCCCATTGCACCCCCGCGGCCAGCGCATTATCAGCGCGGCCGCGGCCCAGCAGGTCAACATCATGTTGCAGAAGGTGGTGAGTGACGACGGAACGGGTGCCGAGGCCAAGATTCCCGGCTACACCGTGGGTGGCAAGACCGGTACGGCGGAGAAGGTCGATCCGAAGACCGGCCTCTACACCGACACCTACATCGCGTCGTTCGTTGGGTACGCCCCGGCCACCCATCCGGGTCTGGTGGTGGCCGTGATGGTGGATGAGCCATCGGCGGGTAACTTCTACGGCGGCGTGGTGGCGGCACCGGCGTTCGAGCAGATCACCGAGTTCGCCCTGCGCCAGCTGCACATCGCCCCCTGATGGCGTGGCCGGGGACGCTGGTAACGTGGCCCCCGGATGAGGCTCCTCGATCTGACCGGTGGTGTGCCCCGCGCACGCCTGCGGGATGCGGACGATGTCACCGACATCGACATTGCGGCCATCAGGTACCGGTCGGCCGACGTCACGCCCGGTGACGCGTTCGCGTGCCTGCCCGGAGAACGCGTGGATGGTCACGATTTCGCTTTCGATGCGGTGGCCCGGGGCGCGGTGGCTCTCATCGTCGAGCGTCCCCTCGACCTCTCCGTGCCCCAGGTGGTGGTGCCCGATGCGCGTGTGGCGCTTGCCCTCTGGGCCACTTGCCTTGCGGGTGACCCGTCCGGGGACATGACCGTGGTGGGCATCACGGGCACCAATGGCAAGACCACCAGTGTCTATCTCATGCACGCGGTATTCGTGGCGGCGGGGATGCGCGCGGGCATGATCGGAACGGTGGAGAACCGCGTGGGTGGCACGTCGAGTGTACCCACGCACACCACGCCGGAGAGCACCGAAATCCAGGGGCTGCTCACGCGCATGCGTGACGCCGGCGACACGGCGTGCGCCATGGAGGTGTCGTCCCACGCCCTCGCGCAGAGCCGCGTGGTGGGCCTTCGCTTCGCCGCGGTGCTGTTCACAAACTTGACGCGCGACCACCTCGACTACCACGGGGATGAGGAGTCGTACTTCCGGGCGAAGCGTCGGCTGTTCGATTCCCCGGAGGGCGACGGGCCGAATCCCCCCGGTACCGTCAATGTGGACGACCCGGCCGGCCGCCGCCTCGCTGCGGAGTTCGACGTGACCACGTTCGGTATCGATGCTCGGGGTGCCGACGTCGGACCCGAGACGCTGTCGATGGGTCCGGACGGCTTCATTGCGACGGTACGCACGCCACGCGGACCCATCGTGATCAAGAGCGCGTTGCGCGGGCGCTTCAACGTGTCGAACGTGCTCGGCATCATCGCCGTGGGGGAGTTGCTGGGGATCGACCATGCGGCGGTGCAGCGGGGCATCGCGTCGGTACGCGGGGTGCCGGGACGTCTGGAGCCCGTTGACATGGGCCAGCCCTTTCAGGTGCTGGTGGACTATGCCCACACGCCGGATTCGCTCCACAACGTGTTGCGCACGGCCCGCGACCTTGCCGGTGACGGCCGACTCATCGTCTTGTTCGGGTGCGGTGGTGATCGCGACACGGGCAAGCGCCCTCAAATGGGGGCCATCGGCCGCGCACTGGCCGATGTGTGCATCGTCACGTCCGACAACCCGCGTAGCGAGAGTCCGCAGGCCATCATCGACGAGATCGTTGCCGGCGCACGGGAGGGATCGGCCGAGATGGTGGTGGAGGTCGATCGCCGGGTGGCAATCACTGCGGCGATCACCACCGCACGACCCGGTGATGTCGTTCTGATCGCCGGCAAGGGCCACGAGTCCGGCCAGGAGACGATGGGAGTGGTGACGCCCTTCGACGACCGCGCCGTGGCCCGTGACGTGCTGGGCGCCAGGACGGTCGCGTGAGGCTGTCGGTCAGCGACATGGTCGCGTGGTCGGGGTGCACCCAGATGGCGGGACCCGACGGCATCACCTGCGACGGGGCCACGGCGGACAGCCGCGATGTCTCCGCGGGGCAACTGTTCGTGGGCATTCCCGGCGAGCACGTGGATGGCGGCCTCCACGCCGCTCACGCCATCGCGGACGGTGCGACCGCCGTGGTGATCTCGAGGGAGGCGTGGGATGCGGTCGACGACGACGTCCGTGATTCCGGCGCCGCTGTGCTGGTGGCCATCGATCCCGTCCGTGCCATCGGCCTGATTGGGCGCGGCGCGCTTGCGCGCCTCGGTGTCCGCGTCGTCGGCGTCACCGGATCGTATGGCAAGACATCCACCAAGGATTCGATTCTCGCGGTGCTGCGTGCCGCCGGGGTGCGGGCTGAGGGCACACCCGGTAACCGCAATACCGAGGTGGGCGTTCCGCTGAGCCTGCTGGGACTGTCGCGTGACTGTCAGGTGGCGGTGGTCGAGATGGCCATGCGCGGCCCCGGGCAGATCGCGGTACTCGCCCACCTCGCGCCGCCCGACGTGGCGGTCATTACCTCGGTGGGGCCGGTGCACCTCGAGGTTCTGGGCACCATCGAGGCCATCGCCGCGGCCAAGGCCGAGATCCTCGGTGCCCTGCGCCCCGGTGGGGTCGCCGTGGTGCCCGCCGAGGCGGGCCCCCTCGACGTCCACGTGGCCGCTCTTCCCATCGGGACTCGCGTCCGGCGGTTCGGCGACGACCCGTCGGTCGATCTCGACCTCGGCGAGATGAAGGCGTGGGAGCGCCGGAACATGGCCGCAGCCGTCGAGGTGGCTGTAGGGCTCGGAATGGCCCCCGTGGCGGGTGCCACGGTGCGCCTTGAACGATCCCCCATGCGAGGCATCGAGCATCCGCTCCCCGGTGGTGGCACGCTCATCGAGGACTGCTACAACGCCAATCCGCCGGCGATGGGCGCCGCGTTGGCGGATTTGTGCCGACGTGGTGGGCGCCACGTGGCTGTGCTCGCGGACATGCTGGAACTCGGCCCCGACGAGGACCGCTTCCACCGCGAGGTGGGCGAGCAGGCCAGCGCGATGGGCGTGGATCTGGTGCTGGCGGTGGGTCCCCGCGCGGCCTCGTACTCGGAGGGGGCATCGGGGGTCCCGAGCATGACCTTCGCGGATACCGATGCGGCCGTGGCCGGTGTACCCGTGCTCATCCGGCCGGGCGATGTGGTGCTGGTGAAGGGGTCGCGGGGCATGGCAATGGAACGAGTGGCCCGCGCGATCCTCGAGGCGGTCTAGCCCATGCCCCGCGTACTCATCGCCGCCATCGGGGCCATCATGCTCGTGCTCTTCCTTGGCCCGCAGTTCATCCGCTGGTTACGCGATCACGAGATGGGTCAGTTCATCCGCCCACGGGGCGAAATCCCGGATGGGCACGCCGAGAAGCAGGGAACGCCCACCATGGGCGGGCTCCTCATCCTCTTCGCGACGGCCGTCCCCTTTCTCATCCTGTCGTCACGCAGCACTGCGGCCATGTTGGTGCTGTTCACCGCACTCGCCTGCGGGGCCATCGGGTTCGTGGACGACTGGTTGAAGATTGTGAAGAAGCGCTCGCTCGGCCTCTCGGGTCGCGGGAAGATGGCTGGCCTCGTGCTGGTGGCCATCGCACTGGTCGTCGGCGCCGTATCCGTGGTAGGCATTCCCACCACTCTCGACCTGCATGTCGTGTCGGCGGCCATCGAGATCGGTCCGATCGCCTTCGGTGTGGTGGTCGTCCTCGTCCTGGCGGGAGCCACCAACGCGGTCAACCTCACCGACGGCCTCGACGGCCTCGCCGCCGGGACCATGGCCATCGCGCTCCTCGCCTATGTGAGCATGACCTTCGTGGTCACGGGGCAGAGGGACATGGCGATCCTCGCCGCCTGCCTCATGGGTGCCTGCGTCGGGTTTTTGTGGTTCAACTCGTACCCTGCGTCGGTGTTTATGGGGGATACGGGCTCCTACGCACTCGGCGGTGCCATTGCCGCGCTGGCCGTCATGACCAAGACCGAGATCCTGCTCATCTTCATCGGTGGCGTGTTCGTGCTCGAGGCCATCTCGGTGATTATTCAGGTGGTCGTGTTCAAGCGCACCCGCCGTCGGGTGTTCCTCATGGCACCCGTGCATCACCACTTCGAGATGGCGGGCTGGAGCGAGACGAAGATCATCGTGCGGTTCTGGCTCGTGGCGCTCATGTTCGCCGGTATCGGCTTCACGCTCTTCTTCCGCACCTTGCCCACGTGAGCGCCCCGCTCCCGGATCCGGGGCGTGCCCTGGTCGTGGGGTTCGCCCGCTCCGGTCAGGCGGCGGCCACGCTGCTCCGCGACCGGGGGTGGGATGTGGTGGCCCTCGACCGTGCCGCCGTGGACGCCCCGGATCTCGTGGCGGCGGGGATCGACCTACGGGCGCCCTCGGAGGATCCGGTGCCGGCCGATCTCGTCATCCGTAGCCCCGGGGTTCCGCGCACGGCCCCACCCCTCGCCGCCGCGTACGCGGCGGGAACACCCGTGTGGAGCGAGATCGAGTTGGCATCGCGCGCGACGTCAAACCGGATCATGGGGATCACCGGCACCAACGGGAAGACGACCACCACCGAACTCCTCGCACACGTACTCCGCTCGGCGGGGCGGGACGCCGTGGCGTGCGGGAACCAGGGGACGCCGCTGTCATCGGTGGTGGCGACGGTGCACCGTGATACGTGGCTCGTCGTCGAATGTTCATCGTTTCAGTTGGAGGATGTCCCGTCGTTCCGGCCTCACGCCGCCGTGCTGCTCAACCTCACGCCCGATCACCTCGATCGATACGCCGACATCCACGAGTACCGGCGGGCGAAGCTGAACATCTTCACGAACCAGCAGGGCGGTGACCTCGCGATCCTCCCGGCGTCGTTTCCATCGACGGGGGGTGCGCCCGCACGGCGCATCCGGGCCACCGGACAACCGGGTCCGGACACGGTGGCATGGGGTGAGGGGGGACTCCACGTGGCGGGGCTCGGTTGTGTGGCGCCATGGAGCGCGATCCCCCTCCTCGGATCCCACAACCGCGAGAACGTCATGGCCGCCGCGGCCATGGCCGCATATGCGGGCCTCGGCGCGGACGAGATCGCGGACGGCCTCATGGGCTTCCCGGGCGTGCCCCACCGGTTGGAGGTGGTGGGGAACTGTAACGGCGTGCGGTTCGTCAACGACTCGAAGGCCACCAATCCGGCGGCGGCCATCGCGGCCCTTGACGCCTATCCCGCACACGTGCGCCTCATCGCCGGAGGCAGCAGCAAGGGCACGCCGTTTGACGCGTTGGCCCGGGCTGCCGCAGGCTCCGTGGTCCATGCGTACCTCATCGGGGAGACCGCTCCCCTCATCGCCCGTGCGATGGAGCAGGAAGGAGTACCGGCGGAGGTCTGTGCGGACCTGCCGACCGCGGTCGCCGCCGCGTTCGCCGCGGCCGCCCCGGGTGACACCGTGCTGCTTGCTCCGGCCTGTGCGTCGTTCGACCAGTTCACGTCGTACGCGCATCGCGGTGATGTCTTTCACGAGGAAGCCCGGAGGGCGGGCGCGCAGTAGGAGATCGCCCCGACGCGGCGAACACGTATTTGTGCCGCCTCCACCTAGGGATACCGTCCGTCGGCGCCACTCGAGGCGGGGTGCTCGGACCAGTGGCGACGTTGCACCCGAGGCGGTCCTCACGGTCGCCGTCCTCGTGCTCGTGTGCATCGGCGTGGTCATGGTGTATTCGGCGTCGAGTGCGAGCGCACTGCTGTCGGACGAGAACCCCAGTACACTTCTCCTCCGGCAGGGGATCTACGCCGTGCTCGGCTTCATTCTCTTCGCGGTGTGTGCCCGGGTCGGGGTGGGAAATCTCGTGGCCCTCGGCAGGCCCGCCGTGCTTGTGTGTGCTGGTCTTCTTGTGGCAGTGCTCGTTCCGGGGATCGGAATTATGGCGAACGGGTCGCGCCGCTGGCTGGGCATGGGCAACATCCAAGTCCAGCCCGCCGAACTCGCCAAGATCGCTCTCATCATCTGGCTTGCCGGGTATCTCGTGCGCAATCGGGATCGCCTCGACACTCTGAGGGATCTGAGGATGCCACTCATGATCGTGGGTGGGATGGGCGTGTTGATCGTCGTGGAACCCGACCTCGGTACGGCGGTCGTGCTGGTGGGGGTCGGCATGATCATGCTGGCCGTGGCAGGCGTCCCGGGCCGCCTCTTCGGGCTGATCGCCGCTGTCGGCGCGGCCGCGGTTGCCCTCTTCATCGCGATCGAGCCGTACCGCATGGCGCGTATCACCTCGTTCCTCGATCCGTGGTCCGACCCCGAGGGCGCGGGCTTTCAGATTGTGCAGGCGCAACTGGCGATCGGATCGGGTGGCCTGAGCGGGGTGGGGCTCGGCAACGGGCTGCAGAAGGTCAACTATCTCCCCGAGGCCCACACCGACATGATCTTGGCCACCGTGGGGGAGGAGCTCGGCCTGATCGGGGTGTTCTGTGTCATCGCACTGATCGGGGCCGTCGTGGGGAGCGGCTACCGTATCGCTCTGTCCGCGCCGGACAGTCGGCAGCGTCTTCTGGCGAGTGGCCTCACGTCACTCATCGGCCTGCAAGCGCTGGTCAATCTCGGCGCGGTGCTCGGTGTGCTTCCTGTCACCGGTGTGCCGCTGCCGTTCGTGAGTTATGGGGGAAGCAGCCTCGTCGTCCTCGCCGCAGCATCCGGAATCCTCGTGGGAATCGGTCGCCGGTCGCGCGTCAGGCGGCTCCGCGTCGTCGGGGACGACACCCCTGCGCGTGGTGATCGCCGCGGGCGGGACCGCCGGGCACATCATGCCGGCGCTCGCGCTAGCTGAGGAACTCCGCGACCGGGGCATCGCGGTGGGTTTTGTTGGCGTCGGTGGCCGTGCCGGTTCGGGCATCCCGGAGCGCAACGGATATCCCGAGGATCACGTGCCGCTGCGCGGGTTCGAGCGCAGGCTCTCCGTGCGCACCATCAGCGCCCTCGTCCTGGCCGTTCTTGCGGTTCCGCGCATGATGCTCGTGATACGCCGCCGGAGAGCCGACGTGATCGTGGGCGGTGGCGGGTACATGGCCGGACCCGCCGCAATCGCCGGGTGGCTCATGCGTCGCCGGGTGGTGTTGATGGAGGCCGACTCCCATCTGGGACTTGCCAATCGGCTCGCGGCTCCCTTCGCGCGGCGTGTGGCACTGGCCTTCCCCGTCGCGGGGAGGCACGGCCACAAGTATGTGGTGACCGGACGCCCGGTGGGGCGTGCGGTGCGCGACGCCACGCGTGCGGAGGGGCGCCGCCGGTTGGGCATCGACCCCACGGCGACGTGCGTGCTTGTGGCGGGCGGAAGCCAGGGGGCCCGGTCGATCAACGATGCCGCCGTCGATGCCTTCTGCCCCGATCCACTGTTCGAGGTGGTTCATGTCGCGGGGGATCGCGATGCCGACCGGGTCCGCGCACGGGTCGAGTCCTCTGGCGGCGGTCCCCGGTACCGCGTGTTGGGGTTCCTCGACGACTTCCCGTCTGCCATCGCGGCCGCCGATCTCGTGGTGTGCCGGTCGGGCGGCTCGGTGTTCGAACTTGCGGCGCTCGGGCGCCCCGCCATTCTGGTTCCGTATCCGCACGCGACGGCTGATCACCAGACCGGGAACGCGCGATGGCTGTGCGAGGCCGGGGCGGCCATTCTCATCCCGGACGCCGAGATCACGGGGCCGGTGCTGAGGGATGCGGTGGTGGCCCTCCTCGCGGATCCCGACCGGCGGGAGATGATGGGTGCCGCAGCGCGCGCCGTAGCGCGTCCGGACGCCGCGGAGCGGATTGCCGATCTCGTGATGGAGGCGGCACACTCATGACCCCCCGCGCCATTCACTTGGTGGGTGCGGGTGGCGCCGGCATGAGCGCAGTGGGGCTGCTGGCCCTTCGGTCGGGCTGGATTGTCACGGGTACCGATCGCGAGGAGGGTCCCGGCCTCGCGGCGCTTCGGGCCGCCGGCGCCGACGTACGCGCGGGGCACGGGGCCGACGCTCTTCCCGCTCATGTGGATGCCGTGTTCGTCTCGACCGCGATCCCCGCCGACAACCCCGAACTCGTGGCGGCCCGTGAGCGCGGCCTGCCGACGCTCCACCGGTCCGACCTGCTCGCCGAGCTCATGCAGGGGTGGCGTGGTCTGGCGGTGGGTGGGGCCCACGGCAAGTCGACCACCACGGCCATGCTCGCACTTGCCCTAGGGGGTGCCACGGTGTGCGTGGGCGCCGAGGTACCGTGGGGCGAGGGTACCGGTGCGGCATGGGGTGACGGACCGTGGTTCTGCGCCGAGGCCGACGAGAGCGACCGATCGCTGCTCCGGCTTACCCCGGAGGCGGCGATCCTCCTCAACATCGACCACGACCATCACTCTACGTACCGGTCGATTGACGAGGTGGAGGACGTGTTCCGTACGTTCGTGGGGGCGCTGCCATCCACGGGCGTGTTGGTGGTGGGGTCCGACGCACGGGCACGTGACGTGGCCCGGGCGGCCCCCTGTCCGGTGCGCGTGGTGGGTGACACCCCCGCTGCGTGGGGGTGGGTCGACGGCGATTGCCTCGTGCTCGCGACCGGACGCCGGGTCCCACTCCATCTCGCCGCGCCCGGGGCCCATAACCGTGAGAACGCCGCCTGCGCGATCGCCCTCGCCGAGTGGTGCGGCGTGGATGCTGCCGTGGCCGCCGCCCGGATCGCGCCGTTCGCGGGCGTCGCGCGACGGTTCGAGGAGATAGGAACCGTCGACGGTGTGCGGGTGGTGGACGACTACGCACATCATCCCGCCGAGGTGGTGGCCACGCTCGCCGCCGCGCGCGAGGTACACGACGGCCGGGTCGTGGCCGTGTTCCAGCCCCATCTCGTCTCGCGCACTCGCGCTTTGGCGACGGAGTTCGGTGCGGCGCTGTCATCGGCCGATCTCGTGGTGGTCACCGATGTGTACGCGGCCCGTGAGGACCCTGAGCCCGGGGTGGATGGATTGCTGATCGTCTCTGCGGTGTCGGGGCCGGGCGAGGTGCTCTACGTGCCGCGTCTCGCCGACGTGCCGGCCGTACTCGTGCCCGACCTCCTGCCGGGTGATCTGGTGCTGACCATGGGTGCGGGCGACATCACCACTCTCGGCCCACGCCTGCTCGACGCCCTTGGCGCGGACGATGTCTGAGGCCCAGGGTCTCATCCGCGAGAACGTTCCGCTCGCCCCCTTCACCACGATCAAGGTGGGTGGCGCTGCCGATGTACTGGCCACCTGCACGTCATTCGCTGCGGTCACCACCGCGCTTCGCGTTGCGGCGGATCGCGATCTGCCGG
This portion of the Thermoleophilia bacterium genome encodes:
- a CDS encoding penicillin-binding protein 2; the encoded protein is MLAAFAVRAGWIATVEAGDLAKRAKNQQESTIRLPAPRGAILSADGREMAVDKHAYAVTATPYLITDKRGVAERISTAVGLSIAETEQRISGNGGYAMLNTGVDEERARYLRILDLAGITLADTQKRLYPLGSVGSQVVGMTDDYGIGLTGLEKTMERYLKGTEGKREEARDPDGRSLRIIDDRAPTPGMSITLTINSAIQQKTESVLQQVVAANDAKAASAIVMDPATGEVFAMATVPGFNSNDRDTFRPEAERVRPITDIYEPGSTFKLVAIAGAIADGVVTRQTMFNLPETLTLYDRTLGEAHHRPSVAWTTQEILQNSSNVGTVLIAQKLGPTRMQDWIQAFGFGSKTGIDYPGEVSGSVLSLDKWSGVSILNIPIGQGIGTTLAQMAEAYGAIANGGHMVPPHLIRKIGARSPLHPRGQRIISAAAAQQVNIMLQKVVSDDGTGAEAKIPGYTVGGKTGTAEKVDPKTGLYTDTYIASFVGYAPATHPGLVVAVMVDEPSAGNFYGGVVAAPAFEQITEFALRQLHIAP
- a CDS encoding UDP-N-acetylmuramoyl-L-alanyl-D-glutamate--2,6-diaminopimelate ligase; this translates as MRLLDLTGGVPRARLRDADDVTDIDIAAIRYRSADVTPGDAFACLPGERVDGHDFAFDAVARGAVALIVERPLDLSVPQVVVPDARVALALWATCLAGDPSGDMTVVGITGTNGKTTSVYLMHAVFVAAGMRAGMIGTVENRVGGTSSVPTHTTPESTEIQGLLTRMRDAGDTACAMEVSSHALAQSRVVGLRFAAVLFTNLTRDHLDYHGDEESYFRAKRRLFDSPEGDGPNPPGTVNVDDPAGRRLAAEFDVTTFGIDARGADVGPETLSMGPDGFIATVRTPRGPIVIKSALRGRFNVSNVLGIIAVGELLGIDHAAVQRGIASVRGVPGRLEPVDMGQPFQVLVDYAHTPDSLHNVLRTARDLAGDGRLIVLFGCGGDRDTGKRPQMGAIGRALADVCIVTSDNPRSESPQAIIDEIVAGAREGSAEMVVEVDRRVAITAAITTARPGDVVLIAGKGHESGQETMGVVTPFDDRAVARDVLGARTVA
- a CDS encoding UDP-N-acetylmuramoyl-tripeptide--D-alanyl-D-alanine ligase, with protein sequence MRLSVSDMVAWSGCTQMAGPDGITCDGATADSRDVSAGQLFVGIPGEHVDGGLHAAHAIADGATAVVISREAWDAVDDDVRDSGAAVLVAIDPVRAIGLIGRGALARLGVRVVGVTGSYGKTSTKDSILAVLRAAGVRAEGTPGNRNTEVGVPLSLLGLSRDCQVAVVEMAMRGPGQIAVLAHLAPPDVAVITSVGPVHLEVLGTIEAIAAAKAEILGALRPGGVAVVPAEAGPLDVHVAALPIGTRVRRFGDDPSVDLDLGEMKAWERRNMAAAVEVAVGLGMAPVAGATVRLERSPMRGIEHPLPGGGTLIEDCYNANPPAMGAALADLCRRGGRHVAVLADMLELGPDEDRFHREVGEQASAMGVDLVLAVGPRAASYSEGASGVPSMTFADTDAAVAGVPVLIRPGDVVLVKGSRGMAMERVARAILEAV
- a CDS encoding phospho-N-acetylmuramoyl-pentapeptide-transferase; the encoded protein is MPRVLIAAIGAIMLVLFLGPQFIRWLRDHEMGQFIRPRGEIPDGHAEKQGTPTMGGLLILFATAVPFLILSSRSTAAMLVLFTALACGAIGFVDDWLKIVKKRSLGLSGRGKMAGLVLVAIALVVGAVSVVGIPTTLDLHVVSAAIEIGPIAFGVVVVLVLAGATNAVNLTDGLDGLAAGTMAIALLAYVSMTFVVTGQRDMAILAACLMGACVGFLWFNSYPASVFMGDTGSYALGGAIAALAVMTKTEILLIFIGGVFVLEAISVIIQVVVFKRTRRRVFLMAPVHHHFEMAGWSETKIIVRFWLVALMFAGIGFTLFFRTLPT
- the murD gene encoding UDP-N-acetylmuramoyl-L-alanine--D-glutamate ligase, with translation MVQLVPCVGVYGGYGLLRTRRCHCRAGRHDQDRDPAHLHRWRVRARGHLGDYSGGRVQAHPPSGVPHGTRASPLRDGGLERDEDHRAVLARGAHVRRYRLHALLPHLAHVSAPLPDPGRALVVGFARSGQAAATLLRDRGWDVVALDRAAVDAPDLVAAGIDLRAPSEDPVPADLVIRSPGVPRTAPPLAAAYAAGTPVWSEIELASRATSNRIMGITGTNGKTTTTELLAHVLRSAGRDAVACGNQGTPLSSVVATVHRDTWLVVECSSFQLEDVPSFRPHAAVLLNLTPDHLDRYADIHEYRRAKLNIFTNQQGGDLAILPASFPSTGGAPARRIRATGQPGPDTVAWGEGGLHVAGLGCVAPWSAIPLLGSHNRENVMAAAAMAAYAGLGADEIADGLMGFPGVPHRLEVVGNCNGVRFVNDSKATNPAAAIAALDAYPAHVRLIAGGSSKGTPFDALARAAAGSVVHAYLIGETAPLIARAMEQEGVPAEVCADLPTAVAAAFAAAAPGDTVLLAPACASFDQFTSYAHRGDVFHEEARRAGAQ
- the ftsW gene encoding putative lipid II flippase FtsW, which encodes MSFTRKPGGRARSRRSPRRGEHVFVPPPPRDTVRRRHSRRGARTSGDVAPEAVLTVAVLVLVCIGVVMVYSASSASALLSDENPSTLLLRQGIYAVLGFILFAVCARVGVGNLVALGRPAVLVCAGLLVAVLVPGIGIMANGSRRWLGMGNIQVQPAELAKIALIIWLAGYLVRNRDRLDTLRDLRMPLMIVGGMGVLIVVEPDLGTAVVLVGVGMIMLAVAGVPGRLFGLIAAVGAAAVALFIAIEPYRMARITSFLDPWSDPEGAGFQIVQAQLAIGSGGLSGVGLGNGLQKVNYLPEAHTDMILATVGEELGLIGVFCVIALIGAVVGSGYRIALSAPDSRQRLLASGLTSLIGLQALVNLGAVLGVLPVTGVPLPFVSYGGSSLVVLAAASGILVGIGRRSRVRRLRVVGDDTPARGDRRGRDRRAHHAGARAS
- the murG gene encoding undecaprenyldiphospho-muramoylpentapeptide beta-N-acetylglucosaminyltransferase, translated to MGEAASSSSPQHPESSWESVAGRASGGSASSGTTPLRVVIAAGGTAGHIMPALALAEELRDRGIAVGFVGVGGRAGSGIPERNGYPEDHVPLRGFERRLSVRTISALVLAVLAVPRMMLVIRRRRADVIVGGGGYMAGPAAIAGWLMRRRVVLMEADSHLGLANRLAAPFARRVALAFPVAGRHGHKYVVTGRPVGRAVRDATRAEGRRRLGIDPTATCVLVAGGSQGARSINDAAVDAFCPDPLFEVVHVAGDRDADRVRARVESSGGGPRYRVLGFLDDFPSAIAAADLVVCRSGGSVFELAALGRPAILVPYPHATADHQTGNARWLCEAGAAILIPDAEITGPVLRDAVVALLADPDRREMMGAAARAVARPDAAERIADLVMEAAHS
- the murC gene encoding UDP-N-acetylmuramate--L-alanine ligase; translated protein: MTPRAIHLVGAGGAGMSAVGLLALRSGWIVTGTDREEGPGLAALRAAGADVRAGHGADALPAHVDAVFVSTAIPADNPELVAARERGLPTLHRSDLLAELMQGWRGLAVGGAHGKSTTTAMLALALGGATVCVGAEVPWGEGTGAAWGDGPWFCAEADESDRSLLRLTPEAAILLNIDHDHHSTYRSIDEVEDVFRTFVGALPSTGVLVVGSDARARDVARAAPCPVRVVGDTPAAWGWVDGDCLVLATGRRVPLHLAAPGAHNRENAACAIALAEWCGVDAAVAAARIAPFAGVARRFEEIGTVDGVRVVDDYAHHPAEVVATLAAAREVHDGRVVAVFQPHLVSRTRALATEFGAALSSADLVVVTDVYAAREDPEPGVDGLLIVSAVSGPGEVLYVPRLADVPAVLVPDLLPGDLVLTMGAGDITTLGPRLLDALGADDV